From a region of the Dermatophagoides farinae isolate YC_2012a chromosome 3, ASM2471394v1, whole genome shotgun sequence genome:
- the LOC124498469 gene encoding uncharacterized protein LOC124498469 has protein sequence MRIIICMISYYTNVYNIWQYDPLFNFFIYDHPHLFQRYSIILLCALLFGVESEIKLCFSPINTITFQLPYELSVKNLDQCEQCMITEKEKETLLLKNSKTNTATTVNNNRLYKRFISNELCQWYCLQMAKLDYYMNFKYVDQKKLEQYKLDTVPNITNESRSLLMILNYFIEQLCFSSYISFALFLMFFFPYYYISLMKIFNYRLIAHLFIWIDILFLTIHFAIILHNALTLVMMISITTIYQIHVLKKINSSLRLIAIQSHSINHPIVNGIYRSSFNLSEQITLMQLLIEHNRICQYIHHSSREIFSNLLFRILMLFFPSHLLGVSALWNQLGFWYDKLLISLIIFFEDFLLFPLYFIANQSKLLHRPQRNLLSIIHGIRRPLSLKIKYDHFFERLTTEPYYGYSIANIGTITYRMIFSLMLNYFGLFIFILPKEYMLKG, from the exons atgcGTATAATCATCTGTATGATCAGTTATTATACAAATGTATATAACATCTGGCAATATGATccattgtttaattttttcatttatgatCATCCACATTTATTTCAACgttattcaatcattttattatgtGCACTATTATTCGGTGTTGAATCTGAAATAAAACTTTGCTTTTCACCAATCAATACAATCACATTTCAATTACCATATGAATTATCTGTGAAAAATCTTGATCAATGTGAACAATGTATGATAacggaaaaagaaaaagaaacattattattgaaaaatagtAAAACAAATACAGCCACAAcggttaataataatcgactATATAAAAGATTCATATCCAATGAATTATGTCAATGGTATTGTTTACAAATGGCTAAATTAGATTACtatatgaattttaaatatgtggatcaaaaaaaacttgaacaaTATAAACTAGATACAGTACCGAATATTACAAATGAATCCAgatcattattaatgataCTCAATTATTTTATCGAACAATTATGTTTTTCAAGTTACATTAGTTTTG CACTTTTTCTCATGTTCTTCTTTCcctattattatatttcattaatgaaaatattcaactATCGATTAATAGCTCATCTATTCATATGGAttgatattttatttttgacaaTACATTTTGCAATCATTTTACATAATGCATTAACACTTGttatgatgatatcgatCACCACCATTTATCAGATAcatgtattgaaaaaaataaattcatcattacgTTTAATAGCTATTCAAAGTCATTCAATTAATCATCCAATTGTAAATGGTATATatcgttcatcattcaatctaTCTGAACAGATAACACTTATGCAGCTATTGATCGAACATAATCGTATTTGTCAATATATACATCATTCTTCACGTGAAATATTCAGTAATCTATTGTTTCGAATACTTATgctattttttccatcacatTTATTGGGTGTATCGGCATTATGGAATCAATTAGGATTTTGGTACGACAAATTATTGATCagtttgatcattttttttgaagatttcttattatttccattatATTTTATTGCCAATCAAAGTAAATTATTACATCGACCACAACGAAATCTTCTATCCATTATACATGGTATTCGTCgtccattatcattgaaaattaaatatgATCATTTCTTTGAACGTTTAACTACTGAACCATATTATGGCTATTCAATTGCAAACATTGGCACTATTACTTATCGAATGATATTTAGT TTAATGCTCAACTATTTTGGtctattcatattcattctaCCCAAAGAATACATGCTAAAAGgttga
- the LOC124498190 gene encoding uncharacterized protein LOC124498190: MCRYHGNENQYSQQSSSPSSPSSSLPRILQALIRMERKAENDYHLIQSRLVQIKEMESILNKLIVTHIDSDNYVDYLFKRAEQLSGHLETYENIIGKIDIGEPIRKNFKQISFEFIEYLKRKIEFKSVWIESMELIEMGRQTIKEKVMKLDDFKQTIDDAYENGEYFRLSEQKTEFDQQLDQMNNLVDNCFQSGQQSKELSSILHDKLTELESNFQHIVRESMDKINDIKRTSARITTC, from the coding sequence ATGTGCCGGTATCATGGAAACGAAAATCAATAttcacaacaatcatcatcaccatcatcaccatcatcatcattaccgcGAATTTTACAAGCATTAATACGTATGGAAAGAAAAGcagaaaatgattatcaccTAATTCAATCTCGTCTGGTACAAATTAAAGAAATGGAAAGCATtctaaacaaattgattgtcaCACATATCGATTCAGATAATTATGTTGATTATCTATTCAAACGTGCCGAACAATTGAGCGGACATTTAGAAACATATGAGAatattattggaaaaatcgATATTGGTGAACCGATACgaaagaatttcaaacaaatttcctttgaatttattgaatatttaaaacgtaaaattgaattcaaatccGTATGGATTGAAAGTATGGAACTAATTGAAATGGGTAGACAAACGATTAAAGAAAAGGTTATGAAATTGGAtgatttcaaacaaacgatTGATGATGCTTACGAAAATGGTGAATATTTTCGTTTAAGTGAACAGAAAACTgaatttgatcaacaacttgatcaaatgaataatttagtGGATAATTGTTTTCAAAGTGGCCAACAATCCAAAGAATTGAGCTCAATATTGCATGATAAATTAACAGAATTAGAgtcaaattttcaacataTTGTACGTGAATCAATggataaaattaatgatattAAACGAACATCGGCTAGAATCACTACCTGTTGA
- the LOC142597382 gene encoding uncharacterized protein LOC142597382 gives MNFIQINFIVIISIICVNGISVPVGHYDLIKLRCFNRSRSTGNELILGQNEPIGISMDNLISMIEKFEKLNPIYKPEKVIEIFLKRFHLDGVRFDGMENIPSEIQMHQSKVINAILGNNHESYSDPFPEHQFTEDEKCNLFFTISHCINDTATANENQLNIVTINEPPMARMGAPNLNVAPPSIRDMGNEIPLITTTEESNDKKSESKIKVPKRTKREIRKTKKPREYGVASFLSSRTNPISTNRVLLGLFVGFANPKPPKVMDVIKKLEKRPLENELNNKEIDPLLAVTLADLYGVNTDGMINNDDGKNIFGANGAWNSTVCHTKFVLDSDQGLWGTLAEFRGGLDGYNIGIMMNSMLKVFPNITASQALRFYYSKPGLSPNSGICNRHIHIDTSLNDDLVEEARKFLTIWNNYIYDNIYDQTRVDGYIYSLKESVMNVMKKASTQNEEEKNLCYETITNNIKEQQCETMANTFFILDISQTCNNQNNRQDYQLCLKQATYVNELTKNMRMMKRNSGSISVLYNARPVENPTLVDDYMKPINTSLYSVAYNSTSSECTSCKAIYGDTMAKQIINDRVEMFQQVNNMIEQFDSIYANQTGVPSKLIFWFDYGTLQSIPTDTIQHRRYERLYRQLIFNTRNSGFYSFATNTTTLSDVIRDATHLIQISKNSFGDSNVVKNLNQQLCQSPQIFQYPECKIRPSENSVYRGFISPNYKQYWAMYSEYFLKSFHIELRFRTEESQMKVCFDRVAMPENNEENCKINKDPKEDIVVNINNPCKGYSTDNCPPFFFTISLYNPPLVHKHCTDADCKNINQFAWYFTHKGVSCNNANMIKISSFFIIITAIFANIFSNRLF, from the exons atgaatttcattcaaataaatttcattgttaTCATATCAATCATCTGTGTGAATGGCATTTCTGTACCAGTTGGACACTATGATCTGATAAAATTACGTTGTTTTAATCGTTCAAGATCGACCGGAAATGAATTAATACTTGGCCAAAATGAACCGATTGGTATTTCGATGGATAATTTAATttcgatgattgaaaaatttgaaaaattaaatccaaTTTATAAGCCGGAAAaagtgattgaaatttttttgaaaagatTTCATTTGGATGGCGTAAGATTTGATGGAATGGAAAACATTCCCAGTGAAATACAGATGCATCAATCAAAAGTAATCAATGCCATTCTTGGTAACAATCATGAATCATATTCGGATCCATTTCCTGAACATCAATTTactgaagatgaaaaatgtaatttattttttacaatttcaCATTGTATAAATGATACGGCAACggcaaatgaaaatcaattaaatattGTCACCATAAATGAGCCACCTATGGCAAGAATGGGCGCACCTAATTTAAATGTTGCACCACCATCAATACGTGATATGGGTAATGAAATACCGTTGATAACGACTACTGAAGAatcgaatgataaaaaatctgAATCCAAAATTAAGGTGCCCAAACGAACTAAAAGAGAAATCAG aaaaacaaaaaaaccaagagAATATGGTGTGGCCAGTTTTCTTTCGTCACGTACTAATCCCATCAGTACGAATCGTGTTCTATTGGGATTATTTGTTGGATTTGCCAATCCCAAACCACCAAAAGTAATGGATGTAATcaaaaaactagaaaaacGACCATTAGAAAATGAActtaataataaagaaattgATCCGCTTTTAGCTGTAACATTGGCCGATTTATATGGTGTTAATACCGATGgaatgatcaataatgatgatggaaaaaatattttcggtGCTAATGGTGCATGGAACAGTACTGTTTGTCATACAAAATTTGTATTAGATTCAGATCAAGGACTTTGGGGAACTTTGGCTGAATTTCGTGGTGGCCTCGATGGTTATAATATTGGtatcatgatgaattcaatgcTCAAAGTATTCCCAAACATAACGGCAAGTCAAGCATTacgtttttattattcaaaaccAGGATTATCACCGAATTCTGGTATTTGTAATCGCCATATTCATATTGATAcatcattaaatgatgatttagtgGAAGAAGCAAGAAAATTTCTAACAATTTGGAATAACTATATTTATGATAATATTTATGATCAAACACGTGTTGATGgttatatttattcattgaaagaatccgtaatgaatgtgatgaaaaaagcaTCCACACAGAatgaagaggaaaaaaatctatgcTATGAAACCATTACGAATAATATTAAAGAACAACAATGTGAAACAATGGCAAatacatttttcatattgGACATAAGTCAAACttgtaataatcaaaataatcgtCAAGATTATCAGCTTTGTTTAAAACAGGCAACATATGTAAATGAATTGACCAAAAATATGCGTATGATGAAACGAAATTCTGGCTCCATTTCTGTGCTATATAATGCACGACCTGTTGAGAATCCAACattggttgatgattatatgaaaCCAATCAATACATCATTATATTCGGTTGCATataattcaacatcatcagaATGTACATCTTGTAAAGCAATTTATGGTGATACAA TGGccaaacaaataatcaatgatcgTGTAGAAATGTTTCAACAGGTCAATAATATGattgaacaatttgattcgatttacGCAAATCAAACAGGTGTTCCAAGTAAATTAATATTCTGGTTTGATTATGGAACATTACAATCGATACCTACGGATACGATACAGCATAGGCGATATGAACGATTATATCGTCAATTGATATTTAATACAAGAAATTCAGGATTTTATTCGTTTGCCACTAATACTACAACCTTGAGTGATGTTATTCGTGATGCAacacatttgattcaaattagTAAAAATAGTTTTGGCGATTCAAATGTGGtgaaaaatctaaatcaacAATTATGTCAATCACcacaaatatttcaatatcCTGAATGTAAAATACGACCATCAGAAAATTCTGTATATCGTGGATTTATTTCACCTAATTATAAACAATATTGGGCTATGTATTCGGAATATTTTCTAAAAAGTTTTCATATTGAATTACGT TTCCGTACTGAAGAATCGCAGATGAAAGTTTGTTTTGATCGTGTTGCAATGCCggaaaataatgaagaaaattgcAAGATTAATAAAGATCCTAAAGAAGATATTGTAGTGAATATCAATAATCCATGTAAAGGATATAGCACTGATAATTGTCCACCATTCTTTTTCACCATAAGCCTTTATAATCCACCATTAGTACATAAACATTGTACAG ATGCCGATTgtaaaaatatcaatcaatttgctTGGTATTTCACCCATAAAGGTGTTTCCTGTAACAATGCcaatatgataaaaatttcatcatttttcataatcattacaGCCATATTTgccaatattttttccaacagATTGTtctaa
- the LOC124498226 gene encoding FUN14 domain-containing protein 1B-like, producing MMAIPNDNFISFTHMGKPNKDKNVAKTGNNNDDVPDFFKRFFNDLKKSSNSKQLMAGAMGGVVSGYLAAKFGKLAAIAVGGSMLVIQIAQYNGYIEIDWKKVNQDVQVVKKSMDKNKSQLPVVGQNIRKFITENAVLAGGFASGFLIGFAWA from the exons ATGATGGCAATTCCTAACGATA atttcatttctttcacGCACATGGGAAAACCgaataaagataaaaatgTTGCCAAAActggcaacaacaatgatgatgttccggattttttcaaacgttttttcaatgatttaaaaaaatcttcaaattCTAAACAATTAATGGCCGGAGCTATGGGTGGTGTCGTTTCTGGTTATTTGGCTGCAAAATTTGGTAAATTAGCTGCTATTGCTGTCGGTGGTAGTATGCTTGTTATACAG ATAGCACAATACAATGGATATATTGagattgattggaaaaaagtCAATCAAGATGTTCAGGTGGTAAAGAAATCTATGGACAAGAATAAATCACAACTACCGGTAGTTGGAcaaaatattcgaaaattTATCACCGAAAATGCAGTGTTGGCCGGTGGATTTGCGTCCGGATTTTTGATTGGATTTGCTTGGGCCTAA
- the Wdfy2 gene encoding WD repeat and FYVE domain containing 2: protein MTTEIKAYYKNAKIQLLSKLEGHQDIVNAAVIIPRDDGVISISEDKTLRIWLKRDRGTYWPSVCHVLPAPISSMDYNHQTKRLFVGLDNGYISEFSVSDDYNRIKSVKNYAAHQNRIKGILFSLDTEWLLSIGRDKYFVWHCAERGQRIGAYFCQNSCTALQFDHQSKHAFIGDLNGHIEMIKLENNSYKPVTTLKGHSAPVRCLAWDSVNQLLFSGGADKIIICWDIGGKKGTAYELQGHRNSVTSLYFSNTNRHLISTSEDYMIIAWDMSCQRKETPDWAESDFCQRCHRPFFWNIKAMYNQKTLGYRQHHCRLCGKAICDDCSLNRSTLPKYGYEFPVRVCNDCFTTIEDADRISLAKFYDSKHCITDMHIDEPHNLMITSGFDRIIKLWDISSLFGN from the exons ATGACCACAGAGATCAAAGCATATTATAAGAAtgcaaaaattcaattattgagTAAATTAGAAGGACATCAGGATATAGTGAATGCAGCTGTTATCATTCCACGTGATGATGGTGTCATCAGTATCAGTGAAGACAA aaccTTACGAATTTGGTTGAAACGTGATCGTGGTACTTATTGGCCTTCAGTATGTCATGTTCTTCCAg caCCAATTTCTTCGAtggattataatcatcaaacaaaacgtTTATTCGTTGGACTTGATAATGGTTACATATCAGAATTTAGCGTTTCcgatgattataatcgaaTTAAATCGGTTAAAAATTATGCCGCTCATCAGAATAGGATAAAAGGAAtacttttttcattggataCCGAATGGCTATTAAGTATTGGACGtgataaatattttgtttggcaTTGTGCTGAACGTGGACAACGTATTGGAGCTTATTTCTGTCAAAATTCTTGTACAGCTTTACa gtttgatcatcaatctaAACATGCTTTTATTGGTGATTTAAATGGCCATattgaaatgatcaaattggaAAACAATTCCTATAAACCGGTAACTACATTAAAAGGTCATTCAGCACCAGTAAGGTGTCTGGCTTGGGATAGTGTCAATCAATTACTATTTTCTGGTGGTGCAGATAAAATAATTATCTGCTGGGATATTGGTGGTAAAAAAGGAACAGCTTATGAACTACAAGGACATAG AAATTCCGTGACATCTTTATATTTTTCCAATACAAATCGTCATTTGATTTCAACATCGGAAGATTATATGATTATTGCCTGGGACATGTCTTGTCAACGTAAAGAG acACCTGATTGGGCTGAAAGTGATTTTTGTCAACGATGTCATCGGCCATTTTTCTGGAACATCAAAGCAATgtataatcaaaaaacacTTGGTTATCGTcag CATCATTGTCGTCTGTGTGGAAAAGCAATTTGCGATGATTGTAGCTTGAATCGATCAACATTACCAAAATATGGTTATGAATTTCCCGTTAGAGTATGCAATGATTGTTTTACTACAATTGAAGACGCTGA TCGAATTTCTTTAGCTAAATTTTATGATAGCAAACATTGTATAACCGATATGCATATTGATGAACCACATAATCTAATGATTACATCCGGTTTTGATCGTATTATCAAA CTATGGGATATCAGTAGTCTTTTTGGTAATTAA